Genomic DNA from Anguilla anguilla isolate fAngAng1 chromosome 17, fAngAng1.pri, whole genome shotgun sequence:
acacacttacCTGCCTCCACATGCACTTGAAAATTCTCAGTGGGCAGGAtgctgtgtatgtgagtttggtttgcatttttttttatcgtgTACATAAATTAACCCCAGTGTCTCTGTAAAGGGAATGAAAATAGACCATGAACAAGTTTAGACCAAATGTGAAGGATACGAAGGAATGTGTTATATATTGCACTTaaagtgttatttttaataCTGAGAATAAAACTTGTGAACTTCATCacaatgttgtgctgttttggtGATCACCTTGctaatttttgtttatttattggagTGGGGGTGTTGTCCTTTTTTTATCCCGCTGTTAAAATTGTTTGACAATAGAACATAAATGTTTATAACTTATAGACCATATAGGTGCATTatcattgtcattgtcattttacTGATTAATGTTAATGCAGAAAACGACACAGGACACATTCGTCAGTGCCAGGTCTTGTATAGgcgtacattttaaatgttttcatctcAAAGAAAAAATGTGCGATTTACCCTTCCACACCGACAGGTGGCAGTAGTAGAACACTTTAAAAGGCATCATACGTAATGTGTTTCACTCGGTCCGCAGCACACACGAGGAAGATAATAATGGCCGCGTCCAGTTTGAATGCGGTACGTGTGCGTTTGTATTTCGATTATCCCCCGCCTGCGGTGTCGGACTGCCGCATGTGTTGGGTGCTTGTTGACCTAAACAAGTGTCGCGTGGTGGCGGATCTTGCGAGCGTCATCAGGGAAAAGTTCGATTTCAGTCGCAGGACGATTTTAAACTTGTTCATTGAGGACTGTTACTTGCCTCCCACGGAGAGCGTTTACGTAGTGCGCGACAATGACAGCATCAGGTAAGTGCTGTTGCGTTTCAATAATATTGCTAACTTGGGTGTTAGCTTTGCTTCCCACAAAATACACTTGTATAATTGTATACGCTGTTTGTTGGGTCACCAACTTATGTGGCTGTTATTCAAAGCTTAGTTTACGTCTAGATTGTACATGACGTTACTTGCACAGGAACTAAGTTAAGTAACTTGCGTAACGACCAAGGTAACTTCGGCGTTGTTTCAGTCATAGATCTCATTGATTTCAACACGTCGTTGTTCACCTTGTCGTAGTTCACCTTAAAGTGAGCGTTGTCCAGTCGACTGAATCGCAGTACAAGCCTGGCATTAACTAAAGTTTTGCAGTAAAACTTATTTGATGTTGCTAACTAGGTAGCTAGACCAATTTAAGCACAAGTAAGCAATAGATGACATTTAACTGAAATTCAACTGCCCATGAGAAAGGGAAGATATTAAGCTCATGTGCAAACTAACAAGTTGTTATTTGTTGTGATATTATTCTACTTGATAAGAAAGAAAATCCAATTCCTTGGCTTAGGCTTGTCTTCATGCAATGGCTCTAGCGTCCTTAAGAGACAAGCTTATCACCTGTTGTTGATTGACAGGGTGAAGGTGGAAAATCAGCCGCCAGTGAATGGCATCGAAGCCAACAGTAAACCCGAGGGCCTGTCCcagaaagcaaataaaagaaCCAGAGAGGCAGAAGAAGAGAACGAGGGGTTAagggtgaagaagaagaagaagaaagctcCGACAGAGGGCCAAGAGGTGGATCCCCAACCAGTCGTGGTGGCGgcggaggagaagaagaaaaagaaaaaaagaaagaagttgAAGGAGAAGAATCTGCCGGTcaaaccagcagcagcaccagcagcgcCCGCGAAGGGGACGACCCCCGTGAGACAGCCGGCGGTTTCTAAACCCGCGGCAGACAAAGCCGCCAAGAAGCCCGCCAcgcctgccgccgccgccgccgcgagCAGAGCCGCCAAGCCGAAGGCAGCGCTGGCGCCGTCGTCGTCGGAAACCAGCGACAGCAGCAAGGAGGAGCCTCCCAAAAAGGCCGTGCCGGTGACGGCCCCCGGCAGGCCCGGCGGGGCCGTCCCCGGCGCTGCGAAGGCTGGCGTCGCTGCCTCTTCCTCCTGGGAGCCTTCGTCGGACTCCTCTCCCGGTCCCAAACCCGCGGCCAAACCCGTCGCTAAGACGaccgccccccccacgccgGCCCTCCCGGCGGCGCCGGCGGTTCGGGCCAAACCGCggagctccagctccagctcggGCTCGGACTCGGACAGCACCAGCCGGACTCGCCTGGCCAATAGGAGGCCGGGGCTTGGGCACCAAGTTCCACCGTTGGCAACGGGGCCCGGCGGCGGTGCTGTCaccgggaggggcggggctaacccCAGGGGCGCCGGGAGGGGGAGCTCgccgggggcggggaggggggtcggGCGGGGCGACGGGAGGTTTCCGTGGAGGGGCGGGAGCCCCAGGGGCGGTCAGAGAGGGGGTCACGGCCGGGCGAGTCGGGGCGCAGGGAACCACGTGTTTTATTGCTATGGCGACCAGAACGGGCCGCAGCAGCAGCCTCAGCGGCACGCGGACGACACTCTGACCAACAAGGCCGTCGTTCTCCAGGTGAGTCGCTGACGCCGCCGCGATcgaccgccaccgccaccgcgaCCTCGCGGGGTCACGCTGTCGAGCGCTCCACATCCCgttttctcctccctctgtctgtctgtttgttctaGAACCCTCCGGAGAGCGCGCCCCAACCCAGACGGGACTACGGGTCCATGCCCCTGCTGGCTGCGCCCCCCCGGGTGGGCCAGAAGATCGCTTTCAAGGTACGATGGGCGTCGCCTGCTTCCCCTTGCTTGCATTGCGTTGCGTTTCTtgcatttaacagacgctctCGTACAGAGGGACTGGgaccacttaaaaaaaaaaaaaaaatttaaaaaaataaaaaaactttgcaCATccagtttatacagctggatatacactgaagcaattcaggttaaaagATTCGGTCAAGGGtataacggcagtgtcctacctgggaatcagaCCCACAAACgtcaggttacaagcccagtttcatAACCAGTTTACTACACTGTGCACTGTAACAGTGGCCAGTATTGTATGAGCCTGTTTGTTCAGGTCCAGCATGCCTCATGTCAGTATTGATTTGCGAGGATGCAGTTTGGTGTAGGGAGTAAATGAAGATAAAATTCAGCTCTATCGGGGAGTGGCCAAAATGGATAACGACGTCGACATTGTGACAATTTGCGGAGATATCTCACCAACTAATGCCTCAAAATCCGGGTCAGTTTCCATGAGTAGGTGGTTGTATGCGAACTGGCATGGGTTCATACTTGGAGCTACTGGTACTGTACCTACAGTATGTTAGGATTATACAGTACAGTTCTGTGCAGTGGGCggaaatgttcagttaagaacattctatgAATATACAGTTCTTCCTTAAGTCCTGAATTCCAAGAGGAGATCATACGGACTCCGATTATCATGGCATGCTGTGCAGATCGGTCGCACCCATTGGTCCGTTTTTCCAAACTGTAACCATAGTAACAACCGTATCCTTGTCTGTGCACAGCTGCTGGAGCTGACTGAGAACTACACTCCGGAGGTATCGGACTACAAAGTAAGACCTGTCCCATTTTTCATACTTCTGCTTCTGCAAAgcagtatttgtgtgtattgcttgtttgattaaattaattagcaTACAGTATCTTAGGTTGTGACAGGGAAATGCTAAAAGTGTTTTGTGGTCTAGAGGCCTGATAATGTAGTAACGGCTcgctttttattcattaataaggttgctctctcctctctttagTCCTTTTCTCCTTTGATCACCCTTCCTACCTCACCACTTATTATTTCCTGTtggtaccaaaaaaaaggccGAGACATTGCCCTCTAGTGTTTGGCTTTAGTCACTGCATGAAGGTGCTGTTGGTACCAGGCAGCGCATGTTTTCCTAAATCCTCACCAGCAGTTCGGAtgtgtccctctgtgtctctctttgtctctctttgtCGTCTCTCGCCCCTGCGGCCTCCTCAGGAAGGAAAGATCATCGGAATCGACCAGGGCACCAACCAAATAGAGCTGGAGCTTCTGTCCTCTGCCCCAGGTACGGACGATTAGAGCCCCCCCCCAGAAAGAGCGGGAAGGTGCCCCTTGTTTTCTCTGGCGTGACCCCCGTCACAGGCCTTGGCGTCCTTTCGTAGTTAATTTAATTAGGCCGAGCGAGTCAGAATAACAAGTGTTTGGTGCACGTGTTGGTGAGTGGCTGTGGCCCTGTGCAGTGCTGTCACGTGTGATCCAGCCAGACACGCTGAGGCTGAGGAGAGGACGACGTCGGCTCGtttgatgcacacacacagagagaggcgCTTTGCATCAAAGACGGTCAACACAAAGGATCGTCAGCTCCGTAACTCTGTTCTATACGTTCAAAGGTTCCACCTCTGCCATTGTGGAAGCCCGcagcgttctgattggctggctcgCTGTGAATGTTGGATTAGATTATAAATGATTGTGCCCTTCTGTTGAAATGTCTTTGGCCTCCCTGGGTGGACATGCATTAAAGATATTTAACAGTAAAATTCAGGATGAGTTTTACAGTATTTGTAAAATACAgtactgcactgtgtgtatatatatatatatatatattttttttttttttttactgtaagaGAGGCTTAAGCCTGCTGTGGCTGTAGATGGCATTAGATCCACTTTAATGGCTGGAATTTTCTAGAATGAGAGAGTAGGAAAGCCAGAAGGAATGCAGGAGCTCCCCGCCTGGTTCACCTACTCCCTCCTGTGCCATGTGGACCCTTGTGAGCTTTGATTTCTTCCCAAAGGACCGGCAGGGCCAGGGAAGTTTGACCTGGTGTACCAAACTGCTGACGGGTCTGAGATCGTGGAGTATGCGGTGTCCCGTACCTCACAGGTAAAGAAGATAACATTAAGGAATTTGGGCGCTCCTTAAGTTAACCAAACCTTTTTCTTCATGGAAAAACTACCGTTTTCCAAGATTGTGACTTTACATGCTGAAGAAGGAAGCAATCTGTACACAAATTACTGTTCCCTAAGTAAATAGTTTATTACTCACAACAGCAACATAATCAATGTGTTTGGCCAGTTTACTTTTTCTATATAGCCTAGTATCTCTGTTGTGCTGCACTTGCATaagcttgtgtgcgtgcgtgtgcgcgtgcgcgtgcacgtgcgtgtttTGTTATGCTAGCACAGTTCTAGTCATCATAATGGTATGAAAAAGGTCTAGCGATTGTGATCGTCACTTCTCAGTTTtcagcctcacacacagcctcacagagTAATCATTGTTAGGTGTCACTGTTCTCAAGCCCGAATTATTAGTTATCTTGTATTCTGTGCTCTACGGGCGCAGTCGTTGGAGAGGCCGCGTAAAACGCCACCGCAAAGAGCTGCGCGCGGCTCACGGTGTGTCGCGGGTTCGTTGTCATGGAAATCTTGTCGCCGTCTTCCCACAGCTGACCGAACGGTGGGACTCGCTCCTGGAGCCGAGGCTCATACTGGAGAATAACGTGTGAGAATCGGACCAAAGACTGCGCCCACACCTACACCCCACGCGACCCCGGAAGACACTGAGCACGGAcgtaatgtttaatgtttgtaCATGATGttactgtgaaattttacttaataaatcttttttattgTACAAAAGAACGCCTCAATCTCCTTTCGACGACAACCTACTATTCTTTACCAACTCCGATGCTTTGTGGCAGACAGACAACCCATATAATCTATCCCCTACATTTGTCTGAACATGTACTAAAAACCTGTGTTCCGAACCctcacaattttttttgcatgttatcAAGAATGTGCGTATTTTTATGGTAGTTTTTATGCAAGATGTTTATCTTTCCAGCACCATCCTTGAGAACCTAATACTGTCAACATTTATAATGTAGGCTATCGCAAAGTTGGAATTATAGAAGGTTTATGCAGAATGTTTCCAAGCCTTTCGGTCCAGAAGTGACCAAAATTATCATTTTTGCTTGCGTCAGAGACCATCGTTCATAGCCTAGATAATCGGTAACGGATTCCATTGGTTCTCTTGTACCTGGTTTTATGTTGGACTAAACACAGTAagttggcaacaaaaaaaaaaatgttggcatGGAAACAAGCTGGTGAGACAGGTCCTGtaattatttgatatttttcacaGCTCCATCACGGATGTTCTCGCGccgtccacctcctcctccctcgcCTCCGCCGTTTCCCCTTAACCAActgatgctgatgatgtcacgcTTTTCGCGCTCGcagcggcggaggaggagggcgacGATGGCGCTCGCCGCCTGCATTCTGTCGGAAGACCTTTGATATTTTCCAGATCCGCGACGCTCTCGTGAGGATGGACGGACGTACATTTCCCGACCGCGAGCAGCTCCTGCAGTTCCTGAGGAAGCTGAAAGAAGTGTTCGATGTGTGTGACGAGGATGCGGACGGTTACATTCGAGTCGAGCATTTCGTCGACCTCGGTTTGCAGTTCGGTCAAGGGAATGACGAGGTAAGAGTCCGTTTGTTAGGGATATACAGAGGGTAGTTAACGCTGATCGGACTAACCGGTGTATATAATAgcatttaatgtgtgtgtaatcaaACGCATATAAAATCGGCATTCTGTACCAAGCCGCGTCTGTGAAGGATGAAATGaagtcattttattaatttaggGAAACAATACTGGCAAACAGGTTGTTATAACAAGCCACGACTGTGACTGATACAACCTACTTGTTTGTAATATAAATTATGTAGTAGCCCTATTCATTTTCTCTAAACACATTTTCccattaattaataaaaaaatgtcaatcCACTGTGGTTATGGAGACCGCAAATCGATACCATTGTGTCACAGCACGTAGCCTATACATATAGCTGTTCTGTTGTgtacatcaaataaaatgaagccATTCCATATTAGTATCGTAGTTCCGCTTCATATTTGCgtctcataaataaaaatgtatttctcaaaGTATCGCTTGTGAGGATGAGTTACGTTTGTGTATATAGAAAGTTACATTCCCTTAAAAAGGCGTTATGGACATTTAATGTGTGAGCAGATTGTCTTTATATAAGGAGATGTACACAGAGCTTGACATATTAGCCGTTCGTATTGTAGCCTACTTTCAGGGCACAACGGCAATGCCCCCTCTAGTTAAATGGGACTTGAACCGGAAACCTATGAATCGGATTCTTTAACAACCACCTTGTCACCCCGTGAACTTCGCCGCTTGTAACTTCTGGTAAGAATGGACGTTTGTGTGCTGCACCATGCACTGTTGACACTCGACCTCCGGTTTTCAATCTGTCTGCAAAATTGGGAATTTCCAAATCTCCTGAACCGTGACAATGCGACATAACGTTACACGTCACCATAGCAGGGTGTCCATGCGGGGTTCTcaacaataagaaaaaacaatttcctTTTCGTGCTGATTTTGTTCATAGAtccatattcataaataattttttaggCCTGTGACGCGTCTATTATAGGTCCACAGCAGATGATGTGCCATTTTAGAAAGGCATATAAttgcttgttaaatgaaaaaaaattgtaaccTGTGGCGGTGTTGGCGGCAGCCATTTCACTGCGAGGCCCTAGCTTCCTGTACCAGAAGGTGGTCATTTCAGGGAGTCTTACTGTGGGAAAAGTGTGTTTTGAGGccattgttcatttatttgtttatttatttatttggaaggAGTTTCTTTGAAAATACGCCGTGAGGTTCGTTCTTAGTGAGTTCCTTGCCTTCTGACTCACCTCTTCCGATTGGAGGATGGCTCCCCTGATCCCTCATTTGCATatcctttattttttccccttgttcTTTCCTTGTATTTCCTGTTTGATAGTGGTATTCGTAGGCATAGTTGTGTAAAGATAGGCGAACTGTCTGATCATATCTTcttgttacaatacaaattgttttcagtttggttAATATTACACTTGGCCTAgagattataaatgggcctctgtgACTTCTTATCACGTTGTTCTGCTCTTGAGattaacactgatgttctccactacagctctggataagaattcCTGCCAAACGACTGTATTGTAATGTGACGTTTTTAAGATGTAGAAGGGACAAGACACATTACTGAGCGTTGAGCCACTGACACTATCTGCACGGGCACAATCAAAGCCAAAATCATTACCCTGGCCATTTAGGTTTAGCTGTTTCCTCTCCCATGTGATTGCGAGTTATCGGAAACAGAAAATTCGGACACACAACAGTTAAAGAATGCACTGGCTCATCAATCAGAATTATAGTTAGATAAATatgccagaagaaaaaaacatactatTAATAATAGTCCCAATAATAATTGATTAATGGCTATTATTTTGGTGTGTCTGTCTTATGCTTTGTCTGAAACTGATATTAGTCAGACTGTTTCTTGGCTATGATATCATACAGCGGCTGATAAACTACTGACTGTATGCATCTCTACATTGTGTGGCCTTAGTTCAGTATACTGTGCTGGCCTAAAGAATTTAGGACAGACAATAGAAGAATATTGCTTAAAGTACTGAAGGATATGtctgagtatttttaaatatcattcaACTTTGTTATGTAAAAGTAATTAAACGGAACAATGACTAAAGAcgtggggtttttttcccccacctttTCGTTTCTTCAGTCCACAATACTCCAGACTTCATCAGTACCTTGCAGGTATTTGTCTGCGTGCGTCAATCGGCTACCGCGTCATTACATTACGCGCGAACACTGCAGCACAGTTCCGGGTAAAGGCATTACTATAACGGTCAACGTACCGCTTTATTCAAAGTGCTCCGTTTATTgagttaaacctgcaaaaaGGACGCTtatttgaacacacacacactcgttgGAGtgaacaacatttatttaatataaagaTGATCAGAAAATGTCCCTAGCCAGACCGACATTAAACCCgttaattttatgaaaaaatcaGTAATAAAAATAGCAGTTTCAGACAAATTTAATAAAAGTGCAGCTGCTTTGTAGCCTACTACAAATTAAAGCTGCGGTGTTATGTCTGAGAAACTATATGTCATGATACACTATTTTAGTTTCAACAAAAtggatgtttttaattcatggCCGTGCAGTGTTTTACAATGATTTAAACCGTACTTTGTTCAGCTTGTTTGAGCTCACTGTGTCGTCTTTGAACAGCTGGGTAGAATTGGCCGCCGCACAAGTTGCGTTTTACCCCCAATTTAGACTTCAGTGCGCGTTGCTGTTCAGAGTCACGTGGTGGTGACGTTCAAGCACTCTGGTTCCATTCTTCTCCTGGAAGGTACATTTATtatcagacaaaaaaagaattccttTCACATTACGGGCGTCTGTTTATTGGTTGATTGACCGTGTTCCAGTTTAACAGATGGACGCTGGAGCTTGAATGTTTAATGAATGTACAAACGGGTCTTCTTCAGTTCATCTCTTTCCTGTTCACACACGTCTCA
This window encodes:
- the coil gene encoding coilin — protein: MAASSLNAVRVRLYFDYPPPAVSDCRMCWVLVDLNKCRVVADLASVIREKFDFSRRTILNLFIEDCYLPPTESVYVVRDNDSIRVKVENQPPVNGIEANSKPEGLSQKANKRTREAEEENEGLRVKKKKKKAPTEGQEVDPQPVVVAAEEKKKKKKRKKLKEKNLPVKPAAAPAAPAKGTTPVRQPAVSKPAADKAAKKPATPAAAAAASRAAKPKAALAPSSSETSDSSKEEPPKKAVPVTAPGRPGGAVPGAAKAGVAASSSWEPSSDSSPGPKPAAKPVAKTTAPPTPALPAAPAVRAKPRSSSSSSGSDSDSTSRTRLANRRPGLGHQVPPLATGPGGGAVTGRGGANPRGAGRGSSPGAGRGVGRGDGRFPWRGGSPRGGQRGGHGRASRGAGNHVFYCYGDQNGPQQQPQRHADDTLTNKAVVLQNPPESAPQPRRDYGSMPLLAAPPRVGQKIAFKLLELTENYTPEVSDYKEGKIIGIDQGTNQIELELLSSAPGPAGPGKFDLVYQTADGSEIVEYAVSRTSQLTERWDSLLEPRLILENNV